A stretch of DNA from Coccidioides posadasii str. Silveira chromosome 1, complete sequence:
GTCTTCTGTCTGTATGCAGCGTCCATTCCATTGTGTAACCGCCCATAGTAGGCCctctaccatctctgctagCTCTGCCATCTCTGCCATGTTTGTCAGCTCTGTgtcccccccccccccccccacacAAAACACCAGGGCCGCTGTTGTGCCTTCGCGGAATCGCTGCATCTCCCTTCCCCCGGCACCTCAGGATGTAGCCTGTCAAACAACGCGTTCAGGGAATCACAGTGCTGTCGTTGCCTCTCCAGGTTCATCCCAAGGGAATATGGATTCCTTTACTCAGCGCCTGCTGGTCTTCTCAGCCTGTTGTCTTTGTGGCTTTACAGAGAAACTCAAAGCCTTCAGGAGAGACTGCCATGGCCCTGGAAGCAACCCGATTCGTGTCACGTAGCGACACCTGTGTTCATCTACAATAGCCTTGCGCGTGACTCGTGTGAGACGGATGAGTCCCTAGTTCTACAGCATTGCAGAATACATccacttttcttttcttcttttttttttttttttttttttgttttgctAGTACGCAGCACAGAGTACTCTGGACATCCCACTCTCATTGTATGCAAAGACATGGTTTTCCCGGGCAGAATGGCGGGGCTTTCAAAAAAAGAGACCCCCCAATTGATTTCGTCGTGCTGAAGCGTATCCAAGGTCCGACGCCTCTTAAAGAAGCTAGGGCTCGGCTCCTTGggaagatattctgcaaatCCTCTTCCTTCGTTTATGCTTAAGTTCCCTGGCTCACGCCCGGTATATTTTGTGTTTTAAGCGACCGCCAAATCTCAACCCCCTCCAGGGCGATCCCTGCTTGCCCACCTGGGAGGCTGGTCCCGATCATTCCAATAATCGACGGCCGATCGCGAGATTTTGCCACCTCGTTTAAAAGAAttctagaaaaaaaaaaagcctcTGCCGGGAAGAAAAAATTTTACTGTAtttctattttctttatCCTTTTGCGGGCTGCGGTGGGGTCTTGAGTTACAGTACCCAATCCGGCCAACGCCCAGTGCCTGCGCCAAGGACCAAATCCAATGGACGGAGGGTGCACACGCTTCTGTCCAATAACAGCCAACAAACATTGCGCCTTTCTGTCACAACGCGGttcttttttaatttttatttttttttaaaaaaaacaaaaacttTAACAATACACCAAGAAGGGCGCAGAGGCTGGGCCAGGTTACTCAGTGCTTCGTCCTCTTATCGCGTCGTCCAACAAACGAATTCAACGATCCCAGGGAGCTCCCaatttttccctttctttgcTGAACAAGGAGTCTCCGCGTTTCACCCGCAAGCTATCTACGTATTCcataatgaataataataataataataatatctaCATATTCCGCCTTAGTTCCCTATTGATGTTTAAATATCGTACTACATATCTTACACGAATTCGCTGGAGACGACGGAGAAATCGGCAGGGATAAGAACTCCGTGCCCTTCCATTGATGATTTGTGAGATTTGAAATCTCGGTGGTAAATAGATCTCTTCAAAAACTGCCTGTGGTGATACGCGCTTCAAGTACTCTATACAACTATCCACGAATTACGGCATCCCTCAGTAAATCAGTTGCCTGAACAGTATCACAAGCTGACCGAAAACCCGGCGTTTTGGGCCCTGCAAGCCCTGACCCGTCCAATGACGTCCGACCCTCAGCCCCACGACCATGCTTGTGTTTTATGCTTAATCGCACCTCGCCCTCCACCAAAACacgcttttttttttctcccccgCTCATTTTCATGCCCAGAACCATCAGCGGTTTCAGAAAAATTTACAAAATTACGGCTGCCGTCTGTGCGCCATCCCTCAAAGGATCGTTCCCACGGAAAAGAACAAGCCAATTCGCGGCTTGAAACTGCTCTCGCCGAGGGGGTGGAGGGGGCCGCGGATGGCCTTGTAAGGCTGAAGAGACGATGAGGCGGGGGCCCATTCCTTCGACTAACTACTCCATTCCACTGGGCAGGAAAGCAGGAGAGAACAGTAGGGTTGTGCGCCCTGCCTAGCAAAATGTGAGGCCTGCCTGGTCCATGGCGCACGCCCACACACGAGGTAGCCGCTTAAGCAACCCACATCCAAGTGATTACGCAGCGCAAGAAAGAAACGCATTTGACATCGATCCTTTACCAGCCGGTGTGTCAGAGCATCTGGTGGACATGACCAATCCACTGCCTCACCCTCGTCTGCGATTCCGTGGGCCTTGTAGAAACCTCGGAGGTTGCTCTCACACCGAGCCTTTTGTTCACACCGACTCCAAAACAATCTTCTACATAATCGTTGGAGAAGAGACGAGTTTTCTGTGACGACACTAGGAGAACTGGAGACATGATGACATCGAAATTGAGGCATCGTAATAAGACCCTCAGCTGAGCTCTTTTCATATATATGTGcgttatttttttatttttttttccttcgaAAGCCCAGCGTATTCTTACCGACGAGAGAGGATTTGGGGAGGATCCATTGTAAGGAATCGCCAGGAATCATCGATCCCAGCTCTTTGGGCCAAATTTTGGGAGGGATCGTCTCACCACTATAGTCCGTACTCCGCTTTTGGATTTGTtcgaccaaaaaaaaaaaaaaaaaaaaaaaaaaaaaaaaaaaaaaaggaaagggagtGCACCGTTCACATGCTTGGTTCCGTCTAAGCCCTTTTCGCGTCTCTGTGCTCCTGGCTCCCCCTCACCTAATGGCAAGAGTCACGAGCATTTCCACATTCCCCAGTGAGCAAGCGGCGTCTGGGAATGCTTCACACCCAGGGATAGCCCTTGAAGACACGGTATGTTTTTCCTAGGATCTCACGCAACCGTTGCTGCAAGGATCCTTCTGCCAAAGATCTTCCAACTACTGGAGATCTGCAGAAGCAATGGAGATCAAACCCACATGTCGAGTCTCTCTGGGAATCTGCTGCTACGTAAGATATGGAGTAACCGCTCCGGAGTAATCCGTATGGGAATACGCATTTCCCCCACTCTGAACTTCCTGCAGGAATGCGCACGGCGTGTTCCTGTCCAGTACTTGGTTGTGGTTCAGGGATGTAGCGTCTTGGCGATCATCAAGGCGAAAACCAAGGGGGGTCGTGTCAATCATTCATAAGTATGTATATCGAGTTCAGTTCAGGAATCCCCACGGCCACATGCGGATAAGCAGTCATCCACTGTGATGTTGgctttgtactccgtaaactGAGCCCTTTTGGATCTTCTGCACCTGAACTCAAGACGAGCTGATGGGCCGGCCGCCTGCGCCGTCGATCATCCGGCGTGACGCTATTCCATTCCGGTAAACACACGGAACGGGGATTAACAGTAAATCCGCGGAGCTACTCCCAAACTAGAATGGTGCGGCCAGGTTTGGTTTAGCTCCAGCGACCACAGAGACTCTTGGGAAAATCACACGGCAAATCCAACATCGAGCCCTGATCGATTGCACTTTACAACGGCGAAGGTCTTCCTTGCGATTACGGATTGCGCCTGAAATAAAACCACGCATTGTGATAGAATATTCATGATATGCATTTTGCCTTCTCTTGACTAGAGTTCTTTACAGTGTGATTTTACATCCTTAAAATTCTAAAACTTGACCCATGCATGCCTCATATTGGGCCAGGGCCCCGTCGGCATTGTCCCATGTTACGAGGATTCAGCGTCGATACGCGAGTGCTCGGACTCCCAGAGCGCCGTCAGTGCGCAATCGACTACGACGCCCAGTGCTGAGTCCGGACTTTGGGTCAGTCCCCAGCCCGCCATTGGAGCTATTCACCTCTGCCATTGACAAGGGCCCGTTCAAGCAAGGACCCAACAAGCTTGGGTGGATGGAAGCCATCGATATTGCTCGAAAATGCATCGCCGCAGCTCAGAAAAGCACGGAGACCTCTTCGTTGAATTTGGAAAGGGATATCCACGCAGGTAAgggaaccaaaaaaaaaaaaataaaaataaaacttttatttttcatctcaatgctttttttatatattcGGTCTAATTTTGAAAAGGTAGACTTGCACAAGATTTGTTTGGTATCCCAGATCCTTGGACGCTCACCCAGACACAGTGTTGTGACTGAGTGGATTATGCCAAAACTGGCTCATGCCGGTAACATGCTTGCCATCGTCTCTCTAGGCTATAAGGCGCTTAGCTCTTCCACGATCAATGGACAGCCTTGGCTGCTTCAGAAGATCGAAATACTCGCTCGAGAGGGCAAGGCCTGGGAGCCTATGGTCCTTCACGGATCTATTTTGGAGGCAAAAGGCGAACTGCGGAGCGCAGCAAACTGGTACCAGAAGGCAATCGAAATAACAAAGCCACTGGACAACGAAATCAACTATCTCTCCTTTTTTATCCCGCAAGGCCGGTTTCCACTGCCCTTGGAAGCATTTGCCAACGTCCAACTCAAGCTTGACGAAATCGATAAGGCCGAGGAAGCCGCGAACTTGGGTGCGCTTCAGTATGATAGCCCCCGGGGCTATTCGCTGCTCCTCTCTGCGCTTTTTAAGAATGAAAGTGGGTGGGATCACATCGAAGAATACCTCACGAAATGCGCCATGAGCCATGATGTGGAAGCCTGTTATCGGCTGGGAGAAATATATCGACTCTGGCATCTTGGGTTGGAGAAGGTTGAGCATGCCGGGTTCCACGGCAAATTCTTATCGAAAAAAATGCTTCGGGGGCTGCTATCGGTATCTTCACGCTACTATTCTCCAACGGAATATTATAGTATGGCCAAGGAATGGCTCGAGCTCGCCGCTGCCCAGGGACACCCGTTAGCTTCGCTGCAGATGGCGGTGCTACTCCGTGACGAGAATAAAGCGGGAGAAGCTTTACACTATCGGGAACTTGCCGGAAGGCATCCGAAATACGCAGCCGTTGCTACCGAACTACAAGAAGCGTGGGAAATTTCAGACGCTGACATCACTTCCATCATGCGCAAGGCTGTCGAGCTGTAAAATTTCAGAAAGATTGTATGTATCTTATGCACAGAAAAATCTCTTATGCACGTTGCCAACGAGTGAACCTGCGCTCTTACTTGGCCTTTCTGGACTTGGCACCATCTGCTCCCAGTGCCTTCAACTTTTCAGATAAGTACGGAGTGGGCCTCATCCCTGGAAAGTCCTTGGACGCAAATGCTCGAAAGGAGTCCGACCAAACCTCGTGCAAGATTGGTATTTTACCGGTCACCGTTGGCTCGCCAACGTTTATAAGCCGGAAACGAAGCCGATAAACCCCTGCTGTTGGTATGCGAAGATCGGCAAAGACGAAAAAAGTGCTGGGAATCGGCGACGGTGTTCCTTTGCATACCGATCCTGGGTGCGAAGGTGCCTTGGAGGGCTCGGGATCCGCTTCGACGAAGAACGGGCTGACGTATGTTTTACCGTACACGTTGCGGATTgaatcctcttcttcttcctccttctgTCCATTGGGCGTCGGTTGGTGTGAAACCTCGTCGGCTACACGGCCCCCCAAAGCCCCCGAAACATTTTCGCAGACAGCAAACAGATGGCAAGCAACAACGTGCTGGCTGTGTTTCAACA
This window harbors:
- a CDS encoding uncharacterized protein (EggNog:ENOG410PP3Q~COG:S), with amino-acid sequence MSGVPSRPASYAAMPPVPSGFSHLLNPSPNPPFALSRLRLFVRQQPAAARTCAAGDKSRRSVDPSPILQLLMTDFDSQSEEDIKMLKHSQHVVACHLFAVCENVSGALGGRVADEVSHQPTPNGQKEEEEEDSIRNVYGKTYVSPFFVEADPEPSKAPSHPGSVCKGTPSPIPSTFFVFADLRIPTAGVYRLRFRLINVGEPTVTGKIPILHEVWSDSFRAFASKDFPGMRPTPYLSEKLKALGADGAKSRKAK
- a CDS encoding uncharacterized protein (EggNog:ENOG410PYU3~BUSCO:8571at33183); the encoded protein is MHASYWARAPSALSHVTRIQRRYASARTPRAPSVRNRLRRPVLSPDFGSVPSPPLELFTSAIDKGPFKQGPNKLGWMEAIDIARKCIAAAQKSTETSSLNLERDIHADLHKICLVSQILGRSPRHSVVTEWIMPKLAHAGNMLAIVSLGYKALSSSTINGQPWLLQKIEILAREGKAWEPMVLHGSILEAKGELRSAANWYQKAIEITKPLDNEINYLSFFIPQGRFPLPLEAFANVQLKLDEIDKAEEAANLGALQYDSPRGYSLLLSALFKNESGWDHIEEYLTKCAMSHDVEACYRLGEIYRLWHLGLEKVEHAGFHGKFLSKKMLRGLLSVSSRYYSPTEYYSMAKEWLELAAAQGHPLASLQMAVLLRDENKAGEALHYRELAGRHPKYAAVATELQEAWEISDADITSIMRKAVEL